The DNA segment cattttcaaaactttttttttaaattgctattttggaaaattttcattttatagagaactacTGTAGATTTAAGCTttggatttagaaattaggataacaagaatttttgttgatagatgagtatacTTTCATAATTTTCAccaataggttgcattttttaaataattattttcttagagatttttcatttttatagagaactattgttgataacaataatttttgatgatcgataagtattctttcagattttttcacgAATAGATtgcattattaaaataatatttttaaaagctgctatttttggaaatttttcatttttatagggaactattgtagatttcgAATTATGATtcaaaaattaagataacaagatttttgttgatagatgagtattcttttataattttttagcagctggttgtattttttaaatatatttttttaaactgttatttttggcaagttttcatttttatagagaactattgtagatttgagattctgattcagaaattaggataacaagaatttttgttgatggatgagtattctttcggaatttttcatcaattggTTGCactttttaaatcatttttttaactgctatttttggaaagttttcattttttttaaagagaacTATTGTATATTTGAGTTTTTAATTAGAAATTAGGAGAACAAGAATTGtttttgatagatgagtattctttcagaattttacatcaataagttgtattttaaaaatatttttttaaaccgttattttggaatattttcattttatagaaaaCTATTTTGGTTGGAGtttggtttagaaattaggataacaataaattttttgatagatgagcattctttcagaatttttaatcaataggttgctttttaaaaatattttttttaaaataatttttttttaaaaattgcttttttttttgaaagttttcaatttttcagGGAATCATTGTAGATTTAAGGTTGCGagttagaaattaggataacaaaaatttaacagataaatgaatattttttttaagaatttttcactAATAGAttgcaattttaaaatattttttttaaactgttatattttttattgagaaCAATCGTAGATTTGGCattctgatttagaaattaagataaacgagtttttttttataatagtttattGTTATCATGTATGTAGTAATACCCTTCAAGTCTTTATACACAAACTACCCTAATTAATATAACCATTCAAAATAACGCAATCAAATAAACGATTATGTTTACCTACCAATGCGAAGATGAATGATGGATCCGATCCTTACTCTTTAGTTTTGCGCAGTGGCGGACCCATTCACACAAAAGAGATGTCAACTGACACCGTATAAATTACAAAAGTTGATTATAGTCACTTCAAAATTTACCATCACATGACCCCTGTAAAATTGGCTTGATGACCCCGCTAGTTTTTTCGGGAGTCTGTGCTTTTTATATCCACATCTCAGAGTTTACACAAGACAAAGTATAAATGAGCAAAAACAATAATCTTGCATTGCTGTCTTTTTGCTTCAAGAAGAGTTGATTCTTTCAAAGTATCAGTAGAATCAAGTGATCATATTTAATTTGGATATATAGTGCCACAGACTGCAAGTAGAAGGCGGTTGGCCAATCAGGGAAGACTTCTTGCGCAATCATCCCATCGTAAAGAGCTCGATCTGGTTGATTGCAGAATAAATAGCATAGACTACGCCTCGCATAAACACTTGGGTACACCGTTCTCCTAGAATCAATGAACTGAGAATAACAGTGAATGGCGGTTTCAAAGTCTTGCTCTAGGAAGGCTTGATCACCATGTTTTCGAACCTCTTGAATATCTTTTACCTCTTCCATCCATTCTTCGAAAGAGTCTGtgcttttgttttttcttctacaCAGGTTCATTTActctttttattctttcttCAACCGATGCTTACTAAAAATGTAATTTGTTATGATAAAGTTTCCAGTTTTGTACtctcttcttatattttatttattattttccggTTAAAACTCTTTATTGCTGCTTTAAATCTTTCAACCACCGTTCCACAAAGATGAGTAGATTTCATATCACAAAAACTAGATTTCGTGTGGCATAAGATATGGTCCGTTAGAAATGTCGCTATATATAAGTCCGTTTCCGCCTAAGATTTACTCAGTATCACACAACAAATTTatccctctctctctttaattgttatatctctatctctctgtGTGAAAGAACACAATGGCACAACAAAGGATGGGTCCTTCTGGATTTCAACTCGCTGGAGACAACAGTTTCGACGACGGTGCACTAGACTTCGACGGCGTAAAGAATGTGTCCATTGGGGTTCGTGAAAAACAAATCGTTTATATAAGCTTAACGTACTCAAGGGGCGAAAATAAGGAGACGATCACCCACGGAGAACAACCTAACGAGAACATGGAGGTTCTGTCTCTACACACCCTTTTTCATCTCTTTTACATACGCATGCAGTCGATCGATATTGCCAATTACTTTAAATGCATTTAATTTATGTATGCAGATCACGTTTGGAAAAGGTGAAGGGTATTGTAAGACTGTCGGAGGCATTTACAAACGTGGAACTCCGCAGCTTCCAACAGGGTATATTAGCAACTTGTATTTTGTAACCTCCAAAGGACAGAAGACGGAATCGTACGTTCGAGCCGCTGCAGATGAGTCGGATGAGGCTTTCAGTTTCACTGCGGATGGGGAAACCCAATTGGTTGGATTATTCGGACGGTTCGGGCAGAAAGGATTAATCACGATAGGGGCGTTGTTTGCACCAGAATGAAGCCAAGATTAAAGAAGTAAGCAAAGATGAAGGAAGAAGctgatataattatataaagaaacatatacagaaaaataaacATGTATGGAGTTACGTACATCAAAGTAACAAAATattgttagcaaaaaaaaaagtaataaaatatcaGTATTTATTTTAAGGCAACAGTGTAGAATTTCAGCATTATTTCAACCCGTAcgcaaatattttctttatatattataaatttcaattattttataacattttaggAGTAGTTTACTCAATCAgaacacttaacaaaaattattgcGTCAGCTACTTTTGTCGAAGGTGCTTGAACTATAAACAAGCTTAATTAGGTTATGGACTAAACTAAAGTTCTTAAGggatatttttaattaactgGATACACTTCTTTTTTTCTGTTGAACGAACTGGATACACTCTTTCTGAGTCCTCTTTTGTTGACATCATTTAACACCACCGAGTCTCTAAACTACTATATATAACATGCGTGTTTTtcaattcttttaatttttgaaaaacaaaacacataccaacaattatatttagttataattaggttaaataaaaatgactgTTGGTTggattattttagttatttgattGCATTAATTTGAATGGCTGTTTTGATTCTAAGAAAATCTATTAAAACGAGAATGTATGGAACAATTACAGAACaatttgaataattatattaattcgaGTATAGTTATTAAACGAATACTTGTGAGGGCATTACTAAAATGTAACTATACTAAGAGGATCTTTAAATTTAGTCATCTAAATGTCCGAACACGAGTCTACGACATGaaatacaagaaaacaaaacatctATTAACTCACTCACCTTGTCggtatattttgttaattaaccATGGAATTTATTTATGGGcttatttaatttgtttaataaccaaaaaagtgaaaattagttttgtagagaaagagaatagagagagataggaagagaaaaacagagaaagaaagagagacagTGTGTGTTTTGGTTACTTagcaaatttgttttttttttttgtggttatagAGTGTAGTTCTGCTTATTTATTAACAAGGGAAATTGCACCTTATATAcatgaaaaaacataaatacactGATTAACCAAaatctccctctctctcctattttctcttcctatctctctctactctctctctcaaaatctaaattttctttttttttttggttatttggcaaataagcCCTATTAACAAATGATCAACAGTTGaccaaaaacattatttataatcagcaaaaataaatttcaccttataatttttttattcaatcaTGGGTCAGTAATAGttagattttaaataaatgatataaataagTAACTATGGGCTGGACATCACAATTGGTTGCATTAAACTAATTTGGGTTACTGTATTTGGTAGAGTAATTAACTGTTTACGAAGATTAGATGTTTTGAAAAAATCTTTCACCTTTTATACTACTATGAGCATCATTAATAataggtttttattttttgtcaaaataataGGTTTCTGAAACTGAATCTCTGAATATAAATTTAAGAATATTTAACATAagacaattttttaattaaaactaaaaatttgcTGGATTGacatatgtataatatatactattaaaaagggATTATCTTAGAAATCTATTATACAAAGATTAGATTGTTGCACTTACTcattaactatttattatttcaaatcatatttttattttctgtagctataaaatattttaaattaaataatttattactcCTTGTTATATTTACGAAACTAATTATAGGAACCACATTTATGAATGGAATTTCACAAAATTGCATAGAGTAATAAATGAAATCaaatgaatttaataaaataaatgtagaTTGATAAAGTTATATAAGGAAACTTGTGTTTGTAACTAAATATTTCCATTGCTGATTTTCAGTATAATAGGATacattaattatgttttaatctAAGGCTGTGGTATGACTTTAAATATTTGCAAAACACAGCAATGCCTAAAAAAAGTCTTGGTTTTAATTGTATTGATGAATAGATTTTATCTCTCTCTAGTCGAGTtatcttcttattttttgtttaactaACCCCCAAGtattaagaaacaaaaacaaaagaaaaactaaccCAAGTTAGAAGCCCACTCAATTAACCCAATCCCGACTCAGTGATAAGCAAACTACCGATATATTCAATTCAGTTTAAcactaaatttaaaatgtttaagccAATGATGTGAAAACAAACGGTAGGTATATTTCTGAAATATGTTTCTCTGGAGTATTTAAGGTTTTATTATACAGAGGACCTCTATTGCAGAGTTCACTAGTATCTCAtgaattaatttaaaatgttattactgtttaattaaatttatattttatcactagtattaaatttatactttaaatattttaaagtatttttaaatattttagatgtaGCTTCAACATTAATATAGTTACTCgattatatgtttaaatttatttgataaacaAAAGGATAAAGCCTTTCTGTAATGAAAATACATCTTATCTATTAATTTCACTGCTagctacaaataaaaatggtaaaataatAAGTCTTTCTAACATTATGTTTAAACATCACTATAAATAATGATGcagtaatatttttaaatgtttggtaggaaataaaaaatctagAAGGGGACGTTGCGATGGACACCGAAAGCGGTGAGGTAGACATCAGTGTTTCTTCCGTAAAACCCGATTATCTTcctgcctcctcctcctc comes from the Brassica napus cultivar Da-Ae chromosome A7, Da-Ae, whole genome shotgun sequence genome and includes:
- the LOC106405419 gene encoding myrosinase-binding protein 2-like; protein product: MAQQRMGPSGFQLAGDNSFDDGALDFDGVKNVSIGVREKQIVYISLTYSRGENKETITHGEQPNENMEITFGKGEGYCKTVGGIYKRGTPQLPTGYISNLYFVTSKGQKTESYVRAAADESDEAFSFTADGETQLVGLFGRFGQKGLITIGALFAPE